AGGCTGCAGAGGAGTTGATGGCAACccaataaacaaacaaaaacagtTTATAAGGGGATGAGAGGAGGAGAATGAgcatggagagagagagagagagagagaggatggATGAGTGTGTACTTAAAACTGTCCTGAGTTCTGACAACAAAATTCAAAGAGATGGGACATCAAAGTGGCTCCTTAAGTGTCAAGTTGTGGTCCTTTAATGCATGTAGAAAGATGCAGATATTAGATGACTTAAAAGCCCTTCCAATAGCATgcccatttctttattttataaccCCATTTTTGGAGcatcccataaaaaaataaataaataaataaataaataaagtaacaaAGTTTTGGGTTTCTgtaattctttaattaataattaaaccCCCCTCCTCCCTTCTCTTCAATCTTCATGCTCATTGAGGAGTgtagttctctctctctctctctctctctctatacactaaattaaaagaagaaTCAGTGGGGTGATTTTATATTAGGATTTTAAGGTTTTCTTAACCTCCTCTTTCCCCAATCTGTGGGCTGAAAGCTGATTAGTTTTGGTTTTTATGCCCAACCCATGCCCTGCCCTGCCCTGCCTTCCTTAATAATAATACTCTTTATACTTTTAACACAAATGCTAAACCTACGCGATTGTGACAGTGAAACTTTATATAccacaaaattaaaaaacacaaaGTTTAAAGGCAAATCCACCAAACTAATCAGTGGACAGACAGCACAGaacctttgaattttttatttttttaaatttggatttgtCATAAACCAAACCCCTTATCCAATGCCCTTCCACTTTCTAGGGTTAGGGCGTGGCATATTCTCTTTGATTGGTCAGATTAAACTAATCCTCACCccccctttcttttttcttaatttatctGCTCTATGATATTGTAGATTAGTATGATCTGAATAGGACAGATGTGATGGTCCCTATAACAAATTCAGATTCAAATCTTCTTGGGTTAATGGTTAGGTTTTCAACACTTTCATCTTGTTCCATTGCTAGACCCAACTCCCCACTTAATCTTCCATCTGTCTTTCACTTAGGGGGTTGCAAAGAGATCAAGCCTTAGGGGTTCTGGTTGATTTCCATATGTCCAAAAGGGAAAGATCCCAGTGAAATTCAACCCAATTTATTTAATACTTTTGCCAATCAAAAAGTATAAAAAGGCTTAGGGGAAGGCaagaaatgatatatatatatatatatataatatatatatgtttcaaTGGACACCATCACATGAcatgtaatataaaaataaaagtatcatTTGTTTTTTGGGTTGGGAACCCATTTAAGAAATGTAATCTCTCTAAGCTAAAGTGAAAGCTTGAGTAAagtgccctttttttttttttatctataaagTAAAATCATTgcttattgtaaaaataaataaataaataaataaaactattttttaccATAATTAAGAATTGTAAAAGAATTAATCCTATGAAGCCCAAGAAAAGCCCaagaaaattgaatgaaatgATTAGGGGTTTGTGAAGGACAATGATGCTTATAACTTTGGAAAAAGCTCCAAGTATTTAATCATTTCGTTATGACAAAACACATACCAAAAAGCCTAATAAAAAGATTAgagattatgaaaaataatgatgCTCGAAACTTTGGAAAAGGAGGGTCGAAACATGTTGTTAGTCTAAAATTAGTTCCAAATGaaagcctttttttttgggttagcGATTTCAAAAGCCAAAAGCCAGAGTGTGAATGAAATGACTGAAGAGCATGGAGAATAATGAAATCCGTGTAGCTTTGAAAAAGTTACAACTACAACAAAACCATTTGAATTCTTCCACCAAATTAATTCCTTTGAAGCCTTCTGTTTTGCTGACCACCCATTTACTTTTATAAGGAaagcataattaaaaagaaacgACAAGTAACTGGGCTTTGCCATTTTCCCAACTTAGAAAAGTTCCAAATTGACAAAACCGAGTCCTCCTCTTCCACCTTCTGTAAGGCCGCGTTTGGGGCACCTGCCCATTTAGCTGTCAATGGCCTTATTATTTTGACTAATGCATTGCTTATCTGTCAAGGTGTCATTTTGTGGCCGAGGAATTTAGGCTGAGCATGCGTGAGGGGATGAGAAAGGAGCCGTTTTCAGAGAATGCATGAATGTGGAAGTCTTCGATTCTCTCCTGATATGACACGTAAAATCGTGTTTGGTCCGGAAGAAAGAGTGTTTTACCATCGGATTGCACCCTTTCCGGACTCCCATCGGACAACCGATTTAGATGAATGGTCGTGGAAATTGCCTAACATGGAAAATTCTTGTGAATGAATGAATTGTTCTTATGTGTGCTCAAATGGACCGAAGGAAAACCTGGGACGAGATCTTGATGAAAGATTGAATCAAATCTGTGTTGAAAATTCAGAGGAATTATAATTTAtacacacaaaataaataaattttaaaatggttcattaaattcagaaaattacttgataaaaaaaaaaccaccgaCTCAAGGGTGGCGTTCGTAGTGACCAAAACGAGAAAGGAAACGTGGTCAAAGGGGCAGAAGAGCGTGGGGGAACGGGCAAGCAGAAGAGCGTGGGGGAGAGAAGGACAAGTGAGACaataaatagaatataaaattcaaaaatgcaTAATTTCCATATTAATTTACAGAAAGAACGAAACAGGAAACACACCAGCCTcgcttcttttctctctctcctctttctctctctaagatGCTTCTGCTGCTGTTGttgttggtggtggtggtggtctTGTATTTGTATATCATAATTTCAACGTTTTTTAATGGATGCTTTGAGagtaaattaagaataaattccAGGCAAATGGGGTTCTCTGGAACCCTTTCACTCACATTTCCACCACCACCATCGAAACtgctcttctcttctcttctctcccTCCGTCTTAATGGCTTCCTTGTCCCTTTTTCTCTCTGCATCCTCTCTGTCCTTTATCATCCCAGATTCTAGTGTTTCTTGAGAACCCATTTCTCCCTTTCAGGATTTGCCTTCTTCCTTAGTCAGCCACTTACCTTACCTGGTACGcctgcttctttttctttcttattatcTGTGTTTATGTGGTGTGTTTTGATTGTCTTTGTTAACCCTTTTTGGCTTTCTTTGATGGGTTTGTGCTCATGTTGACTCATTCCTTGTGATGTTACTAGTCCATGGCGAAAAGATCGTGATTTTGAGTTCGTTTTCTTGTCTGGGTGTTTACTTTTCCTTGTGTAGGGGGCCTGTATGCATGTCTAGTCATATCTTAATCTCCATCAATTCTTCGGCGTAACGATTGGTTTTTTGGTTTCTATATTAATCTATctatttgtttggtttttttttgtaggGTATCCCTTGAATCTTCGCCTGTTTCATTAGATAGAAGTCTAGTTTTTGGGTCCCAATTTCTCTTCCAggtattttgtttctattttccCCCTCTTGGGATTTTATGGGCATTTGATTTTACTAGGGTTTGGATGCGTATGGTCTTATTTCTGCAATCTTGATTAGTGTATGGGATGGAAATTGTTTTCCGCATCTACTTCTTATCTGGGTATGTATTGACCCTTTTTTTTATACTGCAAGGAATGAAAATTGTTCCCTTATTCGTCAAGTGTTCATATGACCGTTTTAAATATTGATCAACCAAtactttaaaattgatttttggcTGAATTTTCTTCTGGTTTACAAGCACCCCTTCCTCTCGCCAGGGTCTTTATTTGTATTCACTGATCGCTTGCATGTTGAACGAAACAACAATAAGAATTGCATTTTGGTTTCAATTGTGCATCTGGgcctatatttttctttccaaaggTTTTGGTTTGTATATGCTGATGATCTTTTGCTGggttttttatttgatgaaattacaGAGAATATTTTTAGAGGGCTACAAAGCGGTCGGATCCATGTCCAGAGGAAAAGAAAACGAAATAGAGGATGAAGAGGAGAAGAGTTTATGTATGTGTGATTCTAATCTTAGAAATAGGAGAGGTGTGCTTGATGGGGATTCAGGTAATGGCTGTTGGGCGAGTTCCAGTAGTCCTCCGCCTGAAAAGATTAGGGCTCGTGGGACTGTAAGGAGATTGGACCCGAGTCGGAATGGATTCTCTTCCGGCGAGTGCAGGGTTGGTAGTTCGTCAGCTGTAGATACTCAGGATGCAGATTACTCTGATGGTCCCTCTCTCAGCTATGAAGTAGAGGGTCTGATCTTAGCTAGGGTCCCTAGATCAGAATATTGGAAGTTTTGCTTTGTGAACAAGCGGTACTTAACTCTTTTGAAGAGCGGTGAACTCTTTAAGATTAGGAGAGAGATTGGGGTCGAAGAATCGTCTGTTTTTATGTTAGCGAGTGGGGAAACTAGTTGGTGGGCATTTGATAGGCAATTTGAATCTCGTAGGAGGCTACCAATTTTACCATCAGATCCATGTTTCACATCAGCGGATAAAGAGTCGGTCTGCGCGGGGACCCATCTTATTGTTTCAGGCAGGGAGTTTGAAGGTGTTGTTATATGGAGGTACGAACTGGCAATGAACAAATGGTTCAAGGGTCCTTCCATGCTCAACCCAAGATGCATGTTTGCTTCTGCCAACTGTGGTACCTTTGCTTGTGTAGCGGGTGGGATCAGTATGGTGAGTACTAAGGAAGTACTAAATTCTGCTGAAATATATAATCCAGATAATAAATCATGGGACACCCTTCCAAGAATGAACAAGAGGAGGAAGCATTGCTCAGGCTGTTACATGGATAACAAATTCTATGTGATCGGTGGGCAAGACGAAAAGGGTGAAGGTCTTACTTGTGGAGAAGCATATGACGAGGATAGAAAAGCATGGGACTTGATCCCAGACATGTTAAAAGATGCCCCAGTTTCAACTTCTGAATCTCCCCCTCTTGTTGCAGTTGTGAACAATGATCTCTACTCTCTAGAAGCTTCTTCGAATGAGCTGAAGGTGTATTTGAAGAAGACTAATTCATGGAGGCGGCTGGGAACAGTCCCCGTCAGAGCTGATTTTAATAGAGGATGGGGTGTTGCGTTCAAGTCTCTAGGCAACAAGCTGCTAGTTATAGGCGCATCCTCAGTTTCTTTTGCAGGTCATGGCATGACTATATACACTTGCTGCCCCGATCCTGATGCTGAAGAGTTGCTGTGGAAGCCTCTTGACAGTGGCAGAAACCGGCTTAGTCATTTTATCCTAAATTGTTCCATCATGATAGCTTGAGGTCAGCTCCTAAAGGAAGTCTTGCAGTAGAgagttgtttgataaattattctGACTAcccaaataaaaactaaattggGAAAGTAGAAAGTTGGCATTAGAAGATGTTTCATTCCAATATTACACGAGGAGATCCTGCAAATTGTGCATGACTCTCCAAACTTTGTGTGATGGCATTTGGTTGATTTAAGGAATGTTGGTGAGTTTTCACCATGTCCCCCCTTCCCTGTATGAATTCAAATTTCCTGGAACAGAAGTTTTATAacagttatgtttggtttcacatCCTTAATATATGATGAACTTGATTTGATCAGCTGTTTTATCCTTCTAGGTGGtagctttttgttttgtttcagtTGAAGCTTAGTTTAGGCATCAAAAGATAAAGCTGAGCAACATCACATAGAATGTGTAAAACCCTGGTAGCAAGTTCTTTATTGATATGTAAAGCATTGTCCTTAAAAATGATGATTACCTTCTTCGTCCCTGTTAGATGATTCTGAAGATGGTATATTGATATCGCCTATTCACACCCTGCAGAATTGGGGCATGTCAATAAGGCCACAGGCGCAGGATCATAAGTGGGAACAAGCTTGAACGCCTGAAAAGGCAAACCCATGACTGATTCGTCTATGCCTTCTGCTCTGGAGCCTAATATGAAACATGTACGGGATAGTGAGTCCATATCCACAAGATGGCAAGCTAGCTATAATGCAGTGATTCCTACAGGGAAGTGATGCCTTGGCTAGCTTTGGTCACAACATGGATGAGTTCATTGCTTGGGAAAGTTGGATTCCTGAGAAAGAAGGTAGAGAtgagttttttttgctttcttctcTGCTCTGTTCATGAGATGATCACAATTGCCTTAAGTTGCCTCTCCCAAGCATAAAGAATATGTTTGGACAGAACCTTAGAAACCAAAATCTCTTTAACCGATAAGGATAAGGGAATCTCATGCGACAAAAGCTTATAATACGATTTAGCTAAAAATATGCCTTTCTTTGCATACAAAGTTGAATTAAATGTACGCAAAGCTTGAAAGGTACGAAGACTGATGTAGCATCTCCAATTCCCAATCAATGAAGTAGTAGTTTTTCTTTAGTCTTGGATTCCAATTGGGCGTGACTCATGTCCCTGCCTTCCAAAAGTCTAACACCTTGGTCATGATGTAACTCAAGGCCCCCATCACCAAAATGATTAAGAAGGGTCTGTCGAACCCTGGAAGAACCGAGTCGAAATTCATATtacaaatgtaaaaaaaaaaaaagaaagagaagaagacaAACTAACTTCAATTTGTTCGCAAAAGGACAAGCAAACTTCAATTCATTTGCAAGTCAACCTCCCATGAgcttttggtttttgatttgaatagaaaaatcaaaatgtttCGTATTTTTGCcaaatactaaaattaattatttaaaacaagtaaaacacaatatcaaaatgaatttgatctattaatacttaatttttcataggaataaaataataaaaaaataaacaacttaatacttaatattattaaattatatttagcaTCAAGTTaaaattaagttctatttaaatttaagggAATAAAACAAATACCACGTCGACCTCCATTTTAatactcttatataaaaaactttacttttatttattcattcattttaagaatattttcattttgttttaataattatattttaaatgtcCAAAAGAATACATATTATGTGATTAGTAATAATgcacataatattttaattatatgccCTTGAAGAAATACTTTCACATTGCTtctgcaaaataaaattttttgcaTAAGAGCCGAAGTGGATGAATAggttatttttaaagattataaAGATAAGGGTTGAGATTTTTAATCCAATTAAACTTATTAAAGGAAATTAAACCTTTTCAACTCAATTGAACCATGATAGATTAAAGACATcagtcaaaaatcaattatatgAGAAAGTAATACACAAATTATCTGGCAAATATTACTTTTATACTTACTCTAACCTATACTATAATTCATGTTTGTGCCGCAACACCTCATGTGCTCCGGTGGATCTTGACTCAACTCCTAAGTGGATGCTGTTTGATAA
Above is a genomic segment from Vitis riparia cultivar Riparia Gloire de Montpellier isolate 1030 chromosome 14, EGFV_Vit.rip_1.0, whole genome shotgun sequence containing:
- the LOC117930986 gene encoding F-box/kelch-repeat protein At3g27150, translated to MSRGKENEIEDEEEKSLCMCDSNLRNRRGVLDGDSGNGCWASSSSPPPEKIRARGTVRRLDPSRNGFSSGECRVGSSSAVDTQDADYSDGPSLSYEVEGLILARVPRSEYWKFCFVNKRYLTLLKSGELFKIRREIGVEESSVFMLASGETSWWAFDRQFESRRRLPILPSDPCFTSADKESVCAGTHLIVSGREFEGVVIWRYELAMNKWFKGPSMLNPRCMFASANCGTFACVAGGISMVSTKEVLNSAEIYNPDNKSWDTLPRMNKRRKHCSGCYMDNKFYVIGGQDEKGEGLTCGEAYDEDRKAWDLIPDMLKDAPVSTSESPPLVAVVNNDLYSLEASSNELKVYLKKTNSWRRLGTVPVRADFNRGWGVAFKSLGNKLLVIGASSVSFAGHGMTIYTCCPDPDAEELLWKPLDSGRNRLSHFILNCSIMIA